A single genomic interval of Aegicerativicinus sediminis harbors:
- a CDS encoding S8 family peptidase, producing MKFLKFFFFLFLFSNFGFTQSEIPKNLIKYNVKPVINESIEEGFYVVSLKSLDKDPFSDNVKIVKRLENDFAVIHLKKSQKNSPPQIDYYLPDNTWKFSPKLDARKTNKNESVTLSISTSDAENFITDIIGRKVVYEKIYQRGDLIYLNTNRNQIENISKSSYCFFIDELPGVNTEANVSGMDLSTNQINIIHQKFPEYLGSSIKISIKEELFDLNDLDIKNRYFLNGTESENKSLHSTLMATLIAGGGNNSQASLGILPTTTISSSDFITLLPDNPNVYQNDKLFIQNHSYGTSQLENYYGAQAVAYDESTLNNPYLIHVFSSGNKGNLAIENGNFANISGYSNFTGNFKMAKNVLVVGGVKQDLKVATLSSKGPTNDGRLKPDLVAYGPEGTSDAAATVSGVTGILQEAFLNTHGEIPRSEIVKSVLIAGADDIEEVGPDFESGFGNVNAYKSLRLLLNNQYTSDDINSLESKNYPISIPSNSKKLRIALNWNDKAANAGDEEILINDLDIIIKKNGRVWKPWVLSTYPLTDSLAKPAIRGVDNKNTVELITIDNPESGDYEIEISAHELDGTQSFSFAYYIEKSDEFIWNYPVEGDKMNSEISQYLRWENTFDLNSGTLEFKINEGPWQVIAGSVDLLQKYYKWEPSNLNGIAQFRMSVGTNYFITEPFVISTPPRSRLEYLCDSELVVSWDPIDYASSYLIKNLGAMYMEEITSTSENFIILQRNQLESDYLSITPIFNEKLGVQGQTFNFNLQGVNCYFQTFYAYLNEEEMVETTLTLSTLKNISEIIITKTFDGQETVLTTVNSPTQLVVDFKDATSSAGEFEYGAIIVLEDGTVIETNKVTINVPAQNDLFIFPNPTSLEYGIGILTKGNGIDFQLIDLTGRVVLNSYIERREEFIDLPVLSNGLYIARILKNGKVLNAKKLIIYN from the coding sequence ATGAAGTTCCTAAAATTTTTCTTTTTCTTATTTCTGTTTTCAAACTTTGGATTTACTCAAAGTGAAATCCCAAAAAACCTTATTAAATACAATGTAAAACCAGTTATTAATGAATCTATTGAGGAGGGATTTTATGTTGTTTCTTTAAAATCATTAGATAAGGACCCATTCTCTGACAATGTGAAGATAGTTAAAAGGTTGGAAAACGATTTTGCAGTAATTCATCTTAAAAAATCGCAAAAAAATAGTCCTCCTCAAATCGACTATTATTTACCCGATAACACTTGGAAATTCTCTCCCAAGTTAGATGCCAGAAAAACAAATAAAAATGAATCAGTCACTTTGAGTATTTCAACTTCAGACGCCGAAAATTTCATAACTGATATTATAGGACGAAAGGTGGTTTATGAAAAGATTTATCAAAGAGGCGACTTGATATATCTTAATACAAATAGGAATCAAATTGAAAACATATCTAAATCAAGCTATTGCTTTTTTATAGATGAATTACCTGGAGTAAATACTGAGGCCAATGTTTCAGGGATGGATTTAAGTACAAACCAAATTAATATTATTCATCAGAAATTTCCAGAATATCTCGGCAGTTCGATTAAAATCTCAATAAAAGAAGAACTATTTGATCTAAATGACCTAGATATAAAAAATAGGTATTTTCTTAATGGAACGGAAAGCGAAAATAAAAGCTTGCATTCAACACTTATGGCAACACTCATTGCTGGAGGAGGCAATAACTCACAAGCTTCATTAGGAATATTACCTACGACCACGATAAGTTCCTCCGATTTCATTACGCTCTTGCCAGATAATCCGAACGTTTATCAAAATGATAAACTTTTTATTCAGAATCACTCTTATGGTACGAGCCAACTTGAAAATTATTATGGTGCTCAAGCGGTTGCATATGATGAAAGCACTCTAAACAATCCTTATTTGATACATGTATTTTCCTCAGGAAACAAGGGAAATCTAGCTATCGAAAATGGAAATTTTGCCAATATTTCGGGTTATAGCAATTTTACAGGAAACTTTAAAATGGCTAAAAATGTATTGGTGGTTGGAGGAGTGAAACAAGATTTGAAGGTTGCAACTTTAAGTTCTAAAGGGCCTACAAATGATGGTCGATTAAAACCAGATCTTGTGGCTTACGGGCCAGAGGGAACCTCTGATGCAGCAGCCACCGTTAGCGGAGTAACTGGAATTTTACAAGAAGCCTTTCTTAACACACATGGAGAGATTCCGAGATCTGAAATTGTAAAATCTGTATTAATTGCTGGAGCTGACGATATTGAAGAAGTAGGCCCAGACTTCGAATCTGGATTTGGCAATGTTAACGCTTACAAATCATTAAGGTTATTATTGAATAACCAATATACTTCAGATGACATTAATAGTCTAGAGAGTAAAAATTATCCAATATCAATTCCATCAAACTCAAAAAAACTACGCATAGCTCTAAATTGGAATGATAAAGCGGCAAATGCCGGAGACGAAGAAATCCTTATAAACGATTTAGACATTATAATTAAGAAAAATGGACGTGTATGGAAACCTTGGGTCTTAAGTACTTATCCGTTGACAGATTCATTGGCTAAGCCTGCTATAAGAGGAGTAGATAATAAAAATACAGTTGAATTAATTACTATAGATAATCCAGAATCAGGAGATTATGAAATTGAAATATCTGCACATGAATTGGATGGCACACAAAGCTTTTCATTCGCTTATTATATAGAGAAGTCAGATGAATTTATCTGGAATTATCCCGTAGAAGGTGATAAAATGAACTCCGAAATCAGCCAATATTTAAGATGGGAAAATACTTTTGATTTGAATAGTGGTACGCTGGAGTTTAAAATAAATGAAGGCCCTTGGCAAGTAATTGCTGGAAGCGTAGATTTATTGCAAAAATATTATAAATGGGAACCTAGCAATTTGAACGGGATAGCACAATTTCGGATGTCTGTTGGCACAAACTATTTTATAACAGAGCCTTTTGTCATTTCTACACCACCTCGATCTAGATTAGAATATTTGTGTGATAGTGAATTAGTTGTTAGCTGGGATCCAATTGATTATGCTAGTTCATACCTTATTAAAAATTTAGGAGCAATGTATATGGAAGAAATAACCTCAACTAGCGAAAATTTCATTATTCTTCAACGCAATCAATTGGAATCAGATTACCTATCTATAACTCCTATTTTTAATGAAAAATTGGGGGTTCAAGGGCAGACATTTAATTTCAATCTCCAAGGGGTTAATTGTTATTTCCAAACTTTTTATGCTTATTTGAATGAAGAGGAAATGGTTGAAACTACTCTTACATTAAGCACCCTGAAAAATATTTCTGAGATAATAATTACAAAAACTTTTGACGGGCAGGAAACTGTATTAACCACTGTTAATAGTCCTACTCAATTAGTTGTTGATTTTAAAGATGCTACTTCTTCGGCAGGAGAATTTGAATATGGTGCTATTATTGTTCTGGAGGACGGTACAGTTATAGAAACTAATAAAGTTACTATTAACGTTCCAGCTCAAAATGATTTATTTATATTTCCTAATCCTACCTCTTTAGAATATGGAATTGGCATTTTAACCAAAGGAAATGGCATCGACTTCCAATTAATAGATTTAACAGGGAGGGTTGTTCTTAATAGTTATATTGAGCGGAGGGAAGAATTCATTGATCTTCCCGTACTATCTAACGGGCTATATATCGCGCGTATCCTGAAAAACGGAAAAGTTCTTAATGCAAAAAAATTAATTATATATAATTAA
- a CDS encoding M57 family metalloprotease produces MYKKIKLVSSIGLVCASLIFTGCSSEDNGTNELDELNSQLEEFSVKLENLGFNTDDLVVIDFQGTPGFLVERDIFLTPEKINNMSPAVSVDNGELNVEHYRTTNLVEGTPRTIYVYMDSGFNSDMQAAFDLAISRYNSENLNLTFARASSAGADIDILAQRIPKYYGWTILGQSAGFPENGEPASPIILNSSVYSPKRGNIPADAATVIAHEIGHAIGFRHTDYMDRSFSCGGSADNEGDAGVGAVHISGTPTTPDGGSWMLACSNGTDRPFTANDKTALANTY; encoded by the coding sequence ATGTACAAAAAAATCAAACTTGTTAGCTCCATAGGATTGGTTTGCGCCTCCTTAATCTTTACTGGTTGTTCTTCCGAAGACAACGGAACGAATGAACTGGATGAACTTAATTCTCAATTAGAGGAATTTTCAGTTAAATTGGAAAATCTAGGTTTCAACACAGATGACCTTGTGGTTATTGACTTCCAAGGAACTCCTGGTTTTTTGGTTGAAAGGGATATTTTTCTAACTCCTGAAAAAATCAATAATATGTCCCCGGCTGTTAGCGTGGACAATGGTGAATTAAATGTAGAACATTATAGAACTACAAATTTAGTAGAAGGTACACCTAGAACAATTTATGTTTATATGGATTCAGGTTTTAATTCAGATATGCAGGCTGCATTCGATTTGGCTATCTCTAGGTATAATTCAGAAAATCTAAATTTAACATTTGCTAGAGCTTCATCCGCAGGTGCCGATATAGATATTCTAGCTCAAAGAATTCCTAAGTATTATGGATGGACTATTTTAGGACAAAGTGCTGGTTTCCCAGAGAATGGAGAGCCTGCTTCCCCAATTATATTAAATTCAAGTGTTTATAGTCCGAAAAGAGGAAATATACCTGCAGATGCAGCGACTGTTATTGCGCATGAAATTGGTCATGCAATTGGTTTCAGGCATACAGATTACATGGACCGTTCCTTTAGCTGTGGTGGAAGTGCCGACAATGAAGGTGATGCAGGAGTAGGAGCTGTTCATATTTCTGGAACACCAACAACGCCCGATGGAGGCTCGTGGATGTTGGCTTGTAGTAATGGAACTGATCGTCCTTTTACTGCAAATGACAAAACTGCTTTAGCAAATACTTATTAA
- a CDS encoding DUF2851 family protein: MNEDFLYFLWKFQKIELPNLLTTNGLSIQVIHPGYLNLHSGPDFFNAHLVISGQEWAGNVEMHLKSSDWFLHGHQSDPAFENVILHVVWEHDKEIYHKDGSLIPVLELKEKTPKSILQNYLRLQDQKSRWIYCENEFPSVPDFILDNWLQKLFIERLEEKSKMVYCELDRTNGNWEGVLFRILAKAFGTKVNAESFLSIARSLDFKLIQKISHSELQLIAVLLGRAGLLAKVDNNAKLVSEFNFLSHKFKLDNFPIIDPKYFRLRPNNFPHLRLMQFAKLYANNSNLFQKLIQTHELNQILYFLKSTGLTRSFSEHLIVNAIIPVKFCYAKEFENGADDIILSWMEELSVEKNNISNNFLNLKNIGENALNSQSFLQLYNNYCTDKKCLNCDIGHYLFFF; this comes from the coding sequence ATGAACGAGGACTTTTTATATTTCCTTTGGAAGTTTCAAAAAATTGAACTTCCTAATCTTTTAACAACCAATGGACTATCTATCCAGGTGATCCACCCAGGTTATCTTAATTTACACTCCGGACCTGATTTTTTTAATGCCCATTTGGTAATCAGTGGGCAGGAATGGGCTGGCAATGTAGAGATGCATTTAAAATCTTCAGATTGGTTTTTGCATGGCCATCAGTCCGATCCAGCCTTTGAAAATGTTATTCTGCATGTGGTTTGGGAACACGACAAAGAAATTTATCATAAGGACGGAAGTTTAATTCCGGTTTTGGAATTAAAGGAAAAAACTCCAAAAAGTATATTGCAAAATTATTTGCGACTACAAGATCAAAAGTCTCGCTGGATTTATTGCGAAAATGAATTTCCTTCGGTTCCCGATTTCATTTTGGATAATTGGTTACAAAAACTATTCATTGAAAGATTGGAGGAAAAATCGAAAATGGTTTACTGTGAATTAGACAGAACCAACGGAAATTGGGAGGGAGTACTTTTTAGAATATTGGCGAAGGCATTCGGCACTAAAGTTAATGCAGAATCCTTTTTAAGTATTGCACGATCTCTCGACTTCAAATTGATTCAAAAAATCTCACATTCAGAGTTGCAATTAATCGCAGTATTGTTGGGAAGGGCAGGATTATTAGCAAAAGTAGATAATAATGCTAAGTTGGTTTCAGAATTTAATTTTCTGTCACATAAATTCAAATTAGACAATTTCCCTATAATAGATCCAAAATACTTCCGTTTGCGACCAAACAATTTTCCACATCTAAGGTTAATGCAGTTTGCCAAGCTATATGCCAATAACTCAAACTTATTTCAAAAATTAATTCAAACTCATGAATTGAATCAAATTTTATATTTTTTAAAATCAACAGGTTTAACTCGTTCATTTTCTGAACATTTAATTGTGAATGCAATCATTCCTGTTAAATTTTGTTATGCCAAGGAATTTGAGAATGGAGCTGATGATATAATCTTGAGTTGGATGGAGGAGTTATCCGTCGAAAAGAATAATATTTCCAATAATTTTTTGAATTTAAAGAACATAGGTGAAAATGCCTTAAACTCTCAATCATTTTTGCAATTGTATAATAACTATTGCACCGATAAAAAGTGCTTAAATTGCGATATCGGACACTATCTGTTTTTTTTCTGA
- a CDS encoding PLP-dependent cysteine synthase family protein yields the protein MQYSENILGTIGNTPLVKINKLTADLPCLVLAKYETFNPGNSVKDRMALKMIEDAEATGKLKPGGTIIEGTSGNTGMGLALAAIIKGYKCIFVISDKQSKEKIDVLKAMGAEVVVCPTEVEPDDPRSYYSVSKRMATEIPNSWYVNQYDNLSNTAAHYESTGPEIWKQTDGKITHFVVGVGTGGTISGVGKYLKEQNPNIKVWGVDTYGSVFKKYHETGIFDKNEIYPYITEGIGEDILPKNVDFDLIDGFTKVTDRDAAIYTRRLAREEGMFLGNSAGAAIKGVLQLKEHFKENDVVVVLFHDHGSRYVGKMFNDEWMKEKGFL from the coding sequence ATGCAATATTCAGAAAACATACTTGGTACTATTGGGAATACACCCTTAGTAAAAATTAATAAACTAACCGCTGATTTACCCTGCCTCGTATTAGCCAAATATGAAACCTTTAACCCTGGAAATTCAGTAAAAGACCGTATGGCTTTAAAAATGATTGAAGATGCCGAAGCCACTGGAAAATTGAAACCAGGAGGAACTATTATAGAAGGTACTTCTGGCAACACCGGGATGGGTCTTGCTTTGGCCGCTATTATAAAGGGTTACAAATGCATTTTTGTTATTTCTGATAAACAATCCAAAGAAAAAATAGATGTTCTTAAGGCGATGGGTGCGGAGGTAGTTGTTTGTCCAACGGAAGTTGAACCTGATGATCCAAGAAGCTATTATTCGGTTTCAAAGCGAATGGCGACGGAAATTCCGAATTCCTGGTACGTTAACCAATATGACAATTTGAGTAATACTGCCGCTCATTATGAGAGTACTGGCCCCGAAATTTGGAAACAAACGGATGGTAAGATTACCCATTTTGTAGTTGGTGTTGGTACTGGGGGAACAATTTCAGGAGTTGGAAAATATTTAAAGGAACAAAACCCGAATATTAAAGTCTGGGGGGTAGATACCTATGGAAGTGTATTTAAAAAGTATCACGAAACAGGCATATTTGATAAGAACGAAATTTACCCTTATATAACAGAAGGTATTGGCGAAGACATTTTGCCTAAAAATGTTGATTTTGACCTAATTGATGGCTTTACTAAAGTAACTGATAGAGATGCGGCAATATACACAAGACGATTGGCTAGGGAAGAGGGTATGTTTCTAGGGAATTCTGCAGGAGCTGCAATAAAAGGTGTTTTACAATTAAAGGAACACTTTAAGGAAAATGATGTTGTGGTTGTGCTTTTTCATGATCACGGCAGTCGGTATGTTGGTAAGATGTTTAATGACGAATGGATGAAAGAAAAAGGATTTCTATAA
- a CDS encoding ABC transporter permease produces MGYELFISKRIISSKSYKSSVSAPIIKIGITAIAIGMVVMLIAIATGLGLQKKVREKVVAFNGHVILNNFDSNLSNETLEPVSLKQEFYPNFTQVDGIKHIQAVATKFGIIRTVTDFEGVVLKGVGSDYDWNYVEEFLVEGRLPKFGEDISNEVLISQYLANRLNLNLNEKFQMVFGKEDLEAIPNIRAFEIVGIFDSGFQELDKTYIIGDLRQVQRLNKWEKDEVGGFEVFLDDFTKIQQKGNEIYRVTPSDINTVTVEQKYISTFEWIKIFDNNTYGIIGIMIIVAGINMITALLVLILERTQMIGILKSLGSSNWSIRKIFLYNATYLIGLGLFWGNLLGLGLLFAQKHFQFLKFPDPEQYYVSIIPVLIKWDYVMLLNIGTFIACLLMLLIPSIIISRISPVQAIRFE; encoded by the coding sequence TTGGGTTACGAGTTATTTATTTCCAAAAGGATAATTAGTAGTAAATCGTATAAAAGTAGTGTTTCGGCACCAATAATTAAAATTGGTATAACCGCAATTGCTATTGGTATGGTAGTGATGTTGATTGCTATTGCAACCGGTTTGGGACTACAAAAAAAGGTAAGGGAAAAGGTAGTTGCTTTTAACGGACATGTTATTTTAAATAATTTTGATAGTAACCTTTCCAATGAAACTCTTGAGCCGGTATCACTTAAGCAAGAGTTCTATCCCAACTTCACACAGGTTGATGGGATAAAACACATCCAAGCAGTAGCAACCAAATTTGGCATAATCCGTACCGTAACAGATTTTGAAGGAGTTGTTTTAAAAGGAGTTGGAAGTGATTATGATTGGAACTACGTTGAAGAATTTTTGGTAGAAGGGAGGTTACCAAAGTTTGGTGAGGACATTAGTAATGAAGTTTTAATTTCACAATACCTCGCCAATAGGTTAAACTTAAATCTGAATGAAAAATTTCAGATGGTGTTTGGAAAGGAAGATCTAGAAGCTATACCTAATATTCGTGCCTTTGAGATTGTTGGTATTTTCGATTCGGGTTTTCAAGAATTAGACAAAACCTATATCATAGGAGATTTGCGCCAGGTTCAACGTCTTAATAAATGGGAAAAGGATGAGGTTGGCGGGTTTGAGGTGTTTTTGGATGACTTCACCAAGATTCAACAGAAAGGAAACGAGATTTACCGTGTTACACCATCAGACATTAATACCGTGACAGTTGAGCAGAAGTATATATCCACGTTTGAATGGATAAAAATATTTGATAATAATACCTACGGAATTATTGGAATAATGATAATAGTAGCTGGTATTAACATGATTACAGCTTTGTTAGTTCTCATTTTAGAGAGGACACAGATGATAGGGATATTAAAATCCCTTGGAAGTTCTAATTGGAGTATTCGTAAAATATTCCTTTATAACGCCACCTATCTAATTGGTTTGGGATTATTTTGGGGTAATCTTCTAGGCTTAGGTTTGTTATTTGCCCAAAAGCATTTTCAATTTCTAAAATTTCCCGATCCTGAGCAGTATTATGTTTCCATTATCCCCGTCTTAATTAAATGGGACTATGTTATGCTTCTAAATATCGGTACTTTTATAGCATGCCTATTAATGCTTTTGATTCCTTCGATTATAATTTCGAGAATCTCACCTGTACAGGCCATTAGGTTTGAATAA
- a CDS encoding exo-beta-N-acetylmuramidase NamZ family protein, translating to MVKNTVLFGLLIALSCIGSPEKSKNLDSSNEPKQTPTEVENSQEVVLKLGAERLDAYLPLLKNKGVGLVANPTSTIRTSLNSENSKYTHLVDTLKSRNVNLKSVFAPEHGFRGIADAGEHVKDGVDAKTGIPIISLYGENRKPTGDTLKGIDIMVFDLQDVGVRFYTYISTLHYIMEACAENNIPLIVLDRPNPNGMYIDGPTLEAVNKSFLGMHEIPLVHGMTIGEYAQMINGENWLKDSVKCKLSVITMKNYSHKLPYSLPVRPSPNLPNDQSIKLYPSLGLFEGTNINAGRGTEEQFQKYGAPYLDKNYFDYRYTPEPNFGSKHPKHEGQVCYGRDLTNLDFKPHFTLEFIIEAYNHCLEKDKFFLTSGFTKHAGTDKLQKQIVAGMSEKEIRDTWKADLEKFKTTRAKYLLYD from the coding sequence ATGGTCAAAAATACTGTTTTATTCGGTCTTCTAATAGCACTTTCTTGTATAGGCTCACCTGAAAAATCTAAAAATTTAGACAGCTCAAACGAACCAAAACAAACACCAACAGAAGTTGAAAATTCTCAAGAAGTTGTTCTAAAACTTGGCGCCGAAAGATTGGATGCCTACCTACCATTATTAAAAAATAAAGGAGTTGGCTTGGTAGCAAATCCAACAAGCACAATTAGGACTTCGCTTAATTCAGAAAATTCCAAATACACACATTTAGTGGATACCTTAAAATCTAGAAATGTTAATTTGAAAAGCGTTTTTGCGCCAGAGCACGGTTTCAGGGGCATTGCAGATGCTGGTGAGCATGTTAAGGATGGGGTTGATGCGAAAACCGGAATTCCTATAATTTCATTGTACGGAGAAAATAGAAAACCAACTGGTGACACTCTGAAAGGTATAGACATAATGGTTTTCGATTTACAGGATGTTGGAGTTCGTTTTTATACCTATATCTCAACACTACATTATATAATGGAAGCCTGCGCAGAGAACAATATACCTCTAATTGTATTAGACCGTCCTAACCCAAACGGCATGTACATTGATGGGCCCACCTTAGAAGCTGTAAACAAAAGTTTTTTGGGAATGCATGAAATTCCATTGGTACACGGTATGACCATTGGAGAATATGCACAAATGATTAACGGTGAGAATTGGTTAAAGGATAGTGTAAAGTGTAAGCTATCAGTAATTACTATGAAAAATTATAGCCATAAACTGCCTTATAGTTTACCCGTTAGACCATCACCAAATTTACCAAATGATCAATCTATCAAGCTCTATCCCAGTTTAGGATTGTTTGAAGGCACCAATATTAATGCGGGCAGAGGAACAGAAGAACAATTTCAAAAATATGGCGCTCCATATTTAGATAAGAATTATTTTGATTATAGATACACGCCCGAACCGAATTTTGGCTCTAAACACCCCAAACATGAAGGCCAAGTTTGTTATGGAAGAGACCTCACAAATTTGGATTTTAAACCGCATTTCACTCTAGAATTTATCATTGAAGCCTATAATCATTGTTTAGAAAAAGACAAATTCTTCCTTACATCCGGTTTTACAAAACATGCCGGCACCGACAAATTGCAAAAACAAATTGTTGCTGGGATGTCTGAAAAGGAGATAAGGGATACTTGGAAAGCAGATTTGGAGAAGTTTAAAACAACAAGAGCGAAATACTTACTTTACGACTAA
- a CDS encoding glycerophosphodiester phosphodiesterase family protein, translating to MIQNKIIFFIVAIFCMSCSKDNIDIQGHRGYRGMFPENSMLGFEKALELGVTTLEMDVVITADKQVIVSHEPYMNHEICLKQNGRTISPKEERKYNIYKMPYSMVKTFDCGSKEHPEFPGQEKIPTVKPLLSEVIEMAERKSQREIQYNIEIKSSLDDDGLFTPELSAFVELVIHVIEEFGVENRTTLQSFDVRALDKINRTGIGVSRSLLVDENETIDQKLKSLTFKPEIISPYYKLLSTTKVKELQQQGFKIIPWTVNEKKDIANILQMNVDGIISDYPERVINLVVK from the coding sequence ATGATTCAGAATAAAATTATTTTTTTCATTGTTGCCATATTTTGTATGTCCTGTTCTAAAGATAATATAGATATTCAAGGTCACAGAGGATACCGGGGTATGTTTCCAGAAAATTCAATGCTTGGTTTTGAAAAAGCTTTGGAGTTAGGTGTAACAACGTTAGAAATGGATGTGGTTATTACTGCCGACAAACAGGTGATTGTTTCCCACGAACCTTATATGAATCATGAGATTTGTTTGAAACAGAATGGGAGAACTATTAGCCCGAAGGAAGAAAGGAAATATAATATTTATAAAATGCCTTATTCAATGGTGAAGACTTTTGATTGTGGATCAAAAGAGCATCCAGAATTTCCTGGCCAAGAAAAAATACCAACTGTAAAACCATTATTGTCGGAAGTAATTGAAATGGCTGAAAGGAAATCTCAGAGGGAAATCCAATATAATATTGAAATAAAAAGTTCATTAGATGATGATGGTCTTTTTACTCCCGAACTTTCAGCATTTGTAGAGTTGGTAATACATGTGATAGAAGAATTTGGTGTTGAAAATAGAACCACATTGCAGTCTTTTGACGTTAGGGCGTTGGACAAGATTAATAGAACGGGAATTGGGGTGAGTCGATCACTTTTGGTTGATGAAAATGAAACTATTGACCAAAAATTAAAATCCCTAACTTTTAAACCAGAAATTATTAGTCCATACTATAAATTACTTTCAACTACTAAGGTTAAGGAACTGCAACAACAAGGTTTCAAAATTATTCCATGGACGGTAAATGAAAAAAAGGATATTGCTAACATCCTTCAAATGAATGTGGATGGTATTATTAGTGATTATCCAGAAAGGGTGATAAATTTAGTCGTAAAGTAA
- a CDS encoding sterol desaturase family protein produces the protein MESLLNYFETIPSSHRSLILVGGLTLIWLLEGAIPLFKFKYNKWRHAIPNIFFTVTTIIINFMFAFLLLKTADWTVEHKFGIINWIPNLPLWLFVILGVLLMDFFGAYLAHFVEHKVKPLWMIHLVHHTDHHVDVTTGNRHHPIESIIRFVFTLFGVLIVGAPIGIVFLYQSLSIVFTQLTHANIKWSRKLDKVLCYVFVTPDMHKIHHHFVLPYTDSNYGNIFSIWDRLFGTYMYLDREKVKYGVDVFPDEIENGKIGSLLMQPFQKYERPTIRPIDDSE, from the coding sequence TTGGAATCTCTATTAAACTATTTTGAAACCATTCCATCTAGCCATCGAAGCTTAATTCTTGTTGGTGGCCTAACCCTTATTTGGTTATTGGAAGGAGCGATTCCACTATTCAAATTCAAATACAATAAATGGCGACATGCCATACCAAATATTTTTTTCACGGTTACAACAATTATTATCAATTTCATGTTTGCTTTTCTGTTGCTTAAAACAGCTGATTGGACAGTAGAACATAAATTCGGTATTATTAATTGGATACCTAATTTGCCACTTTGGCTTTTTGTAATCTTGGGGGTATTATTAATGGACTTTTTCGGGGCTTATTTGGCCCATTTTGTTGAACATAAGGTGAAGCCGTTATGGATGATTCATTTAGTGCATCACACTGACCATCATGTCGATGTAACAACTGGAAATAGACATCACCCAATTGAAAGTATAATTCGTTTTGTATTTACATTGTTTGGGGTTTTGATTGTAGGAGCGCCAATAGGAATAGTTTTTTTATACCAATCCTTATCGATTGTATTTACCCAATTAACCCATGCGAATATAAAATGGTCTAGGAAATTAGATAAGGTCTTGTGTTATGTATTTGTAACACCAGATATGCATAAGATTCATCATCATTTTGTTTTGCCATATACAGATAGCAACTACGGGAACATTTTTTCAATTTGGGATCGTCTTTTTGGTACTTATATGTATTTGGATAGAGAAAAAGTTAAATATGGAGTTGATGTGTTTCCAGACGAAATTGAAAATGGCAAAATAGGTTCACTATTAATGCAGCCATTCCAAAAATACGAGCGCCCTACCATCCGACCTATTGATGATTCAGAATAA
- a CDS encoding YkgJ family cysteine cluster protein has product MQNELGQLPQRAKDKYKENKLFFSKLKKRPPKNMDLLMQEMHEEEFQRTDCLQCANCCKTTGPLFTDKDIERLAKKFRMKPSDFIETYLRMDEDNDYVLKSVPCPFLGFDNYCSVYEDRPKACREYPHTDRKKIYQIGNITIKNTAICPAAFNIVEEMKKRIKL; this is encoded by the coding sequence ATGCAGAATGAATTGGGACAATTGCCACAACGGGCTAAAGATAAGTATAAGGAGAACAAATTGTTCTTTTCGAAACTAAAAAAGAGGCCTCCAAAAAATATGGATTTGTTGATGCAGGAAATGCATGAGGAAGAATTCCAAAGAACGGATTGTTTGCAGTGTGCAAATTGTTGTAAAACGACAGGTCCACTATTTACTGATAAAGATATTGAACGACTTGCAAAAAAGTTTCGCATGAAACCTTCAGATTTTATTGAAACTTATTTGAGAATGGATGAAGATAATGATTATGTGCTTAAATCGGTGCCCTGTCCATTTTTGGGATTCGATAACTATTGCAGCGTTTACGAAGACAGACCTAAAGCATGTAGGGAATATCCTCATACAGATCGTAAAAAAATATACCAAATCGGCAATATCACTATAAAAAATACAGCAATCTGTCCAGCCGCCTTTAATATAGTTGAAGAAATGAAAAAACGGATTAAATTATAA